One window from the genome of Polynucleobacter sp. MWH-Svant-W18 encodes:
- the rpoC gene encoding DNA-directed RNA polymerase subunit beta', whose amino-acid sequence MKALLDLFKQTQGDEQFDVIKIGLASPEKIRSWSFGEVRKPETINYRTFKPERDGLFCAKIFGPTKDYECLCGKYKRLKFRGVICEKCGVEVTLAKVRRERMGHIELAAPVAHIWFLKSLPSRLGMVLDMTLRDIERVLYFEAYVVVDPGMTPEGAMKRGQIMSEDEYIAKTEEYGDGAFTAIMGAEGIRDLLRSIDIDREVETIRAELKATGSDAKIKKYAKRLKVLEAFQTSGIKPDWMIMEVLPVLPPELRPLVPLDGGRFATSDLNDLYRRVINRNNRLKRLLELRAPEIIVRNEKRMLQEAVDSLLDNGRRGKAMTGANKRPLKSLAEMIKGKSGRFRQNLLGKRVDYSGRSVIVVGPTLKLHQCGLPKLMALELFKPFIFNKLETLGIATTIKAAKKEVESQTPIVWDILEEVIREHPIMLNRAPTLHRLGIQAFEPMLIEGKAIQLHPLVCAAFNADFDGDQMAVHVPLSLEAQMEARTLMLASNNVLFPANGEPSIVPSQDVVLGLYYATRDKINGKGEGMVFANITEVVRAYEAGQVELASRVAVRITEYEIVDKKAEGDARFAEKTKIYQTSVGRAILSEILPKGMSFEEINKPLKKKEISRLINTSFRKCGLRETVIFADRLLQSGFRLATNAGISVAIDDMLIPSSKERIITEASAKVKEYDKQFMSGLVTNQERYNNVVDIWGAAGDQVGKAMMDELSHVDVLDRNGKTVRQESFNSIYMMADSGARGSAAQIRQLAGMRGLMAKPDGSIIETPITANFREGLNVLQYFISTHGARKGLADTALKTANSGYLTRRLCDVTQDLVVIEEDCGATSGVTMKALVEGGEIIEALRDRILGRVCIGDIVHPDTQEVIVPNDTLLDEDHVDQIVALGIDEVKVRTVLSCLTRFGLCAKCYGRDLGRGGLVNVGEAVGVIAAQSIGEPGTQLTMRTFHIGGAASRALVASNIEAKSNGALKFSGTMRVVKNAKGEQIVISRSGEALIVDENGRERERHKVPYGATLMLKEDAAVKAGASLATWDPLTRPIISEYAGIARFDNVEEGVTVAKQVDEVTGLSTLVVIDGKRRSAASKGVRPMINLVDDKGNEVMIAGTDHPVNIGLQVGALITVKDGQKVEVGEVLARIPIESQKTRDITGGLPRVAELFEARSPKDAAVLAKVTGTVSFGKETKGKQRLVITDMDGEANEFLIPKEKQVLVHDGQVVNKGEMIVEGPADPHDILTLKGIEELAIYIVDEVQDVYRLQGVKINDKHIEVIVRQMLRRVQVTDPGDTSFITGEQVERSKLYDANDAVIAQGKHPAQFDNVLLGITKASLSTDSFISAASFQETTRVLTEAAIMGKTDTLRGLKENVIIGRLIPAGTGLSYRRARKVREQFERDRAQMIAAEEEAMASMPVEIEAEVVAPAGEADPS is encoded by the coding sequence ATGAAAGCATTGCTCGATTTATTTAAGCAAACGCAGGGTGATGAGCAGTTTGATGTCATCAAGATTGGCCTTGCATCTCCTGAGAAGATTCGTTCATGGTCTTTTGGTGAAGTACGCAAACCTGAAACCATCAACTATCGGACTTTTAAGCCCGAGCGTGATGGTTTGTTCTGCGCCAAGATTTTTGGACCAACCAAAGACTACGAGTGCTTATGCGGCAAGTACAAACGCTTAAAGTTCCGTGGCGTCATCTGCGAGAAGTGCGGGGTTGAAGTAACCCTCGCCAAGGTACGTCGTGAGCGCATGGGCCACATTGAGTTGGCAGCCCCTGTAGCGCACATCTGGTTCTTGAAGTCCTTGCCATCCCGTTTGGGCATGGTTCTCGATATGACCTTACGTGATATCGAGCGCGTTCTTTACTTTGAAGCATATGTAGTGGTTGATCCTGGCATGACTCCTGAAGGCGCAATGAAGCGCGGTCAGATCATGTCTGAAGACGAATACATTGCCAAGACTGAGGAGTATGGTGATGGTGCATTTACAGCCATCATGGGCGCCGAAGGTATTCGTGATCTCTTGCGTTCGATTGATATCGATCGTGAAGTAGAGACCATTCGTGCTGAATTGAAAGCCACTGGTAGCGATGCCAAGATCAAGAAATACGCCAAGCGCTTAAAAGTGCTCGAGGCGTTCCAGACTTCAGGTATTAAGCCTGACTGGATGATCATGGAAGTATTGCCAGTATTGCCACCTGAATTGCGCCCATTGGTGCCATTGGATGGCGGTCGCTTTGCTACTTCTGATTTGAACGACCTCTATCGTCGTGTGATCAACCGTAACAACCGCTTGAAGCGTTTGTTAGAGTTGCGCGCACCAGAGATCATCGTTCGTAACGAAAAACGGATGTTGCAAGAAGCGGTTGACTCATTGCTCGACAACGGTCGTCGCGGTAAGGCTATGACTGGCGCTAATAAGCGTCCTCTCAAGTCCTTAGCTGAGATGATTAAAGGTAAGAGCGGTCGTTTCCGTCAAAACTTGTTGGGTAAACGGGTTGACTACTCTGGTCGTTCAGTCATCGTGGTTGGCCCTACATTGAAATTACATCAGTGCGGCTTACCAAAATTGATGGCTTTGGAATTATTCAAGCCATTCATTTTTAACAAGCTTGAGACTTTAGGAATTGCAACCACGATTAAGGCTGCGAAGAAAGAAGTTGAAAGCCAGACTCCAATCGTTTGGGACATTCTCGAAGAAGTCATTCGTGAACATCCAATCATGTTGAACCGTGCGCCTACATTGCACCGTCTCGGTATTCAGGCTTTCGAGCCAATGCTGATTGAAGGTAAAGCGATCCAATTGCACCCATTAGTCTGCGCGGCATTTAACGCTGACTTTGACGGTGACCAAATGGCGGTTCACGTTCCTTTGTCGCTCGAAGCGCAAATGGAAGCACGTACATTGATGTTGGCTTCGAATAACGTATTGTTCCCAGCTAACGGCGAACCATCAATCGTTCCTTCACAGGACGTGGTGTTGGGTCTGTACTACGCTACACGTGACAAGATCAACGGTAAAGGCGAAGGCATGGTTTTCGCCAACATTACTGAAGTAGTACGCGCATACGAAGCAGGTCAAGTCGAATTGGCTTCTCGTGTTGCAGTGCGTATTACTGAGTATGAGATCGTGGATAAGAAAGCAGAAGGCGATGCGCGTTTTGCTGAGAAGACCAAGATCTATCAAACATCAGTTGGCCGTGCCATCTTGTCTGAGATTTTGCCAAAAGGCATGTCTTTCGAGGAAATTAACAAGCCTTTGAAGAAAAAAGAGATCTCACGTTTGATCAACACATCATTCCGTAAGTGCGGTTTGCGTGAAACAGTGATTTTTGCTGACCGCCTCTTGCAGTCTGGTTTCCGTTTGGCAACAAATGCTGGTATCTCGGTTGCGATTGACGATATGTTGATCCCAAGCTCTAAAGAGCGCATCATCACCGAGGCTTCTGCCAAAGTTAAGGAGTATGACAAGCAGTTCATGTCAGGCCTCGTAACTAATCAAGAACGTTATAACAACGTGGTTGATATTTGGGGTGCCGCAGGCGACCAAGTTGGTAAGGCGATGATGGATGAGTTGTCACACGTTGACGTACTCGACCGTAACGGTAAGACTGTTCGTCAAGAATCCTTTAACTCCATCTACATGATGGCGGATTCTGGCGCACGTGGATCTGCAGCGCAGATTCGTCAGTTGGCTGGTATGCGTGGTTTGATGGCTAAGCCTGATGGCTCCATCATTGAAACCCCAATTACTGCGAACTTCCGTGAAGGTTTGAACGTATTGCAGTACTTCATCTCAACCCACGGTGCTCGTAAAGGTCTGGCTGATACCGCGTTGAAGACAGCGAACTCTGGTTACTTGACACGTCGTTTATGCGACGTAACTCAAGACCTCGTGGTGATTGAAGAAGATTGCGGCGCAACTTCTGGTGTAACGATGAAGGCGCTTGTTGAAGGCGGCGAAATTATCGAAGCATTGCGCGATCGTATTTTGGGTCGTGTATGTATCGGTGACATCGTTCATCCTGACACACAAGAAGTCATCGTTCCTAATGACACATTGCTCGACGAAGATCATGTTGATCAAATCGTGGCATTGGGTATCGATGAAGTTAAAGTTCGCACAGTATTGTCATGCTTAACTCGCTTTGGCTTGTGCGCTAAGTGCTACGGACGTGATCTCGGTCGCGGTGGTTTGGTGAACGTTGGTGAAGCAGTTGGTGTTATCGCTGCTCAGTCCATCGGTGAGCCAGGCACACAGTTGACTATGCGCACCTTCCACATTGGTGGTGCAGCGTCACGTGCCTTGGTTGCAAGCAATATTGAAGCTAAGTCTAACGGTGCTTTGAAGTTCTCCGGCACGATGCGTGTTGTGAAGAACGCGAAGGGTGAGCAGATCGTGATTTCACGTTCTGGTGAGGCCTTGATCGTTGATGAGAATGGTCGTGAGCGCGAGCGTCATAAAGTACCTTACGGTGCAACGCTCATGTTGAAAGAAGATGCAGCGGTTAAGGCTGGCGCAAGTTTAGCGACTTGGGATCCATTAACCCGCCCGATTATTTCTGAGTACGCTGGTATTGCTCGCTTCGATAACGTTGAAGAAGGCGTGACCGTTGCTAAGCAGGTTGACGAAGTGACTGGTCTTTCCACCTTGGTGGTAATTGACGGTAAGCGTCGTTCTGCAGCAAGCAAAGGCGTTCGCCCAATGATCAACTTAGTTGATGACAAGGGTAACGAAGTCATGATCGCTGGTACTGATCATCCGGTAAACATTGGCCTCCAAGTAGGTGCTTTGATTACAGTTAAAGATGGTCAGAAAGTTGAAGTCGGTGAAGTATTGGCTCGTATTCCAATCGAATCACAGAAGACTCGCGACATTACCGGTGGTTTGCCACGCGTTGCAGAATTGTTCGAAGCTCGTTCACCTAAAGACGCAGCTGTCTTGGCAAAAGTGACTGGAACAGTTTCCTTTGGTAAAGAAACCAAAGGTAAACAACGTTTGGTCATTACCGATATGGATGGCGAAGCTAATGAATTCTTGATTCCTAAAGAGAAGCAAGTTCTCGTTCATGATGGTCAAGTTGTGAACAAGGGTGAGATGATTGTGGAAGGCCCTGCTGATCCACATGACATCTTGACTCTCAAAGGCATCGAAGAGTTAGCAATTTACATCGTTGACGAAGTTCAAGACGTTTATCGTCTCCAAGGTGTGAAGATCAATGACAAGCACATTGAAGTCATCGTGCGTCAGATGTTGCGTCGTGTTCAGGTGACTGATCCAGGCGATACATCCTTCATTACTGGTGAGCAGGTTGAGCGTTCTAAGCTGTATGACGCAAACGATGCCGTGATTGCCCAAGGTAAGCACCCAGCTCAGTTCGATAACGTGTTGCTCGGTATTACTAAGGCATCCTTGTCGACTGACAGCTTCATTTCAGCGGCTTCTTTCCAAGAAACCACCCGTGTATTGACCGAAGCCGCAATTATGGGCAAGACCGATACACTCCGTGGCCTCAAGGAAAACGTCATTATTGGTCGCTTGATCCCTGCTGGTACCGGCTTGTCTTACCGCCGTGCACGCAAGGTCAGAGAGCAATTTGAACGTGATCGCGCTCAAATGATCGCTGCCGAAGAAGAGGCAATGGCTAGCATGCCTGTAGAAATTGAGGCTGAAGTCGTCGCTCCTGCTGGGGAGGCGGATCCGAGCTAA
- the fusA gene encoding elongation factor G yields MARKTPIDKYRNIGISAHIDAGKTTTTERVLFYTGVNHKIGEVHDGAATMDWMEQEQERGITITSAATTTFWKGMAGNMPEHRINIIDTPGHVDFTIEVERSMRVLDGACMVYCAVGGVQPQSETVWRQANKYQVPRLAFVNKMDRTGANFFKVYDQMKTRLKANPILIQIPIGAEENFKGVVDLVKMKAIYWDEASQGTKFTYEDIPAELQASAEEWREKMLEAAAESSEELMEKYLGGEGLTEDEIKAALRQRTIANEIVPMLCGTAFKNKGVQAMLDAVVELLPSPLDVPPVPCELEDGTPAERKAADDEKFSALAFKIMTDPFVGQLIFFRVYSGVMKSGDTIYNPIKGKKERVGRLLQMHANQREEIKEVYAGDIAAAVGLKDATTGETLCDPDSIVILERMVFPEPVISQAVEPKTKADQEKMGLALNRLAQEDPSFRVKTDEESGQTIISGMGELHLEILVDRMKREFSVEATVGKPQVAYRETIRKVCEEIEGKFVKQSGGRGQYGHVVLKLEPQAPGKGFEFVDAIKGGVVPREYIPAVEKGIIETLNSGILAGYPVVDIKATLFFGSYHDVDSNENAFKMAGSMAFKDGMRKASPVLLEPMMAVEVETPEDFMGNVMGDLSSRRGILQGMDDIPGGGKIVRAEVPLAEMFGYSTGLRSLTQGRATYTMEFKHYSEAPKNVAEAVMAAKAK; encoded by the coding sequence GTGGCACGTAAAACCCCCATCGACAAATACCGCAACATCGGTATTTCTGCGCACATTGACGCAGGTAAGACAACAACTACAGAACGCGTTTTGTTCTACACCGGTGTTAACCACAAAATCGGTGAAGTGCATGATGGCGCGGCTACCATGGACTGGATGGAGCAAGAGCAAGAGCGTGGTATCACGATTACTTCCGCTGCTACAACCACTTTCTGGAAGGGTATGGCAGGCAATATGCCTGAGCACCGTATCAACATTATTGATACCCCAGGACACGTAGACTTCACGATTGAAGTTGAGCGTTCAATGCGCGTTTTGGATGGTGCTTGCATGGTTTACTGTGCGGTAGGCGGTGTACAGCCACAATCTGAAACTGTTTGGCGTCAAGCGAACAAGTATCAAGTTCCCCGTTTGGCATTCGTAAACAAGATGGACCGTACTGGTGCGAATTTCTTCAAGGTCTATGACCAGATGAAGACTCGCCTCAAAGCGAACCCAATCTTGATTCAAATTCCAATCGGCGCCGAAGAAAACTTCAAAGGCGTTGTGGATTTGGTGAAGATGAAGGCCATCTATTGGGATGAGGCTTCACAGGGCACCAAGTTTACCTACGAAGACATTCCTGCAGAGTTGCAAGCTTCCGCTGAAGAGTGGCGCGAGAAGATGCTCGAAGCTGCTGCAGAGAGTTCAGAAGAATTGATGGAAAAATATCTCGGCGGCGAAGGCTTGACCGAAGACGAAATTAAAGCAGCATTGCGTCAACGTACTATCGCCAATGAAATCGTTCCAATGTTGTGCGGAACTGCGTTTAAGAACAAAGGCGTTCAGGCGATGTTGGATGCGGTGGTTGAGTTGTTGCCATCCCCATTAGATGTGCCACCAGTTCCTTGTGAATTGGAAGACGGTACCCCTGCAGAACGTAAAGCTGCTGATGATGAGAAATTCTCTGCATTGGCATTTAAGATCATGACTGACCCATTTGTTGGTCAGCTCATCTTCTTCCGCGTTTACTCAGGCGTAATGAAGTCTGGAGACACTATCTACAACCCAATCAAGGGCAAGAAAGAGCGTGTTGGCCGTTTGTTGCAGATGCATGCAAACCAACGTGAAGAAATTAAAGAAGTTTATGCAGGCGATATCGCTGCTGCAGTTGGTCTGAAAGACGCAACTACTGGCGAAACATTGTGTGATCCAGATAGTATTGTGATTTTGGAGCGCATGGTATTCCCAGAGCCAGTGATCTCTCAAGCAGTTGAGCCAAAGACAAAAGCCGACCAAGAAAAAATGGGTCTTGCTTTGAATCGCTTGGCACAAGAAGATCCATCTTTCCGTGTAAAGACTGATGAAGAATCAGGCCAAACTATTATTTCCGGTATGGGCGAGCTCCACTTGGAAATTTTGGTTGACCGCATGAAGCGTGAGTTCAGCGTTGAAGCAACTGTTGGTAAGCCACAAGTTGCTTATCGTGAAACGATTCGCAAGGTTTGCGAAGAGATTGAAGGTAAGTTCGTTAAGCAGTCTGGTGGTCGTGGTCAATACGGTCACGTGGTATTGAAGTTAGAGCCACAAGCCCCAGGCAAAGGTTTTGAATTCGTTGACGCAATTAAGGGTGGTGTGGTTCCACGTGAATACATCCCTGCAGTTGAAAAAGGCATTATCGAAACATTGAACTCTGGTATTTTGGCTGGTTATCCAGTGGTAGATATCAAAGCGACATTGTTCTTCGGTTCATACCATGACGTTGACTCTAACGAAAACGCATTTAAGATGGCAGGCTCAATGGCGTTCAAGGACGGTATGCGTAAAGCATCTCCGGTGTTGCTTGAGCCAATGATGGCTGTTGAAGTAGAAACACCAGAAGATTTCATGGGCAACGTAATGGGCGACCTCTCATCACGTCGCGGTATTTTGCAAGGTATGGATGACATTCCAGGCGGCGGCAAGATTGTTCGCGCTGAAGTGCCATTGGCAGAGATGTTTGGTTACTCAACTGGCTTACGCTCGTTGACCCAAGGTCGCGCTACTTACACCATGGAATTTAAGCATTATTCCGAAGCACCAAAGAACGTTGCTGAAGCAGTCATGGCTGCTAAAGCGAAGTAA
- the tuf gene encoding elongation factor Tu: MAKEKFERTKPHVNVGTIGHVDHGKTTLTAAIATVLSKAFGGEAKAYDQIDAAPEEKARGITINTAHVEYETANRHYAHVDCPGHADYVKNMITGAAQMDGAILVCSAADGPMPQTREHILLARQVGVPYIIVFLNKCDMVDDAELLELVEMEVRELLSKYDFPGDDTPIVQGSAKLALEGDEGPLGKEAIMKLAEALDSYIPTPERAIDGAFLMPVEDVFSISGRGTVVTGRIERGIVKVGEEIEIIGIKPTLKTTCTGVEMFRKLLDQGQAGDNVGILLRGTKREEVERGQVLAKPGSITPHTHFTAEVYILGKDEGGRHTPFFNNYRPQFYFRTTDVTGSIELPKDKEMVMPGDNVTITVKLIAPIAMEEGLRFAIREGGRTVGAGVVAKILA, encoded by the coding sequence ATGGCAAAAGAAAAGTTCGAGCGGACAAAACCGCACGTAAACGTAGGCACCATCGGTCACGTTGACCACGGTAAAACGACTTTGACAGCAGCAATCGCAACCGTGCTCTCAAAAGCATTTGGTGGCGAAGCTAAAGCATACGATCAGATCGATGCTGCTCCAGAAGAAAAAGCCCGCGGTATTACGATTAATACAGCGCACGTTGAGTATGAGACAGCGAATCGTCACTACGCTCACGTAGATTGCCCAGGACATGCTGACTACGTTAAGAACATGATTACTGGTGCTGCGCAGATGGACGGCGCAATTTTAGTTTGCTCTGCTGCTGACGGCCCAATGCCACAAACGCGTGAGCACATCCTCTTGGCACGCCAAGTTGGTGTTCCTTACATCATCGTATTTTTGAACAAGTGCGATATGGTGGATGATGCTGAGTTGTTAGAACTCGTAGAAATGGAAGTTCGTGAACTTCTGTCTAAATACGACTTCCCAGGCGATGACACACCAATCGTGCAAGGTTCTGCGAAGTTAGCCCTTGAAGGCGACGAAGGTCCATTGGGTAAAGAAGCCATCATGAAGTTGGCTGAAGCATTGGACTCTTATATCCCAACTCCAGAGCGTGCTATTGATGGCGCGTTCTTGATGCCAGTAGAAGACGTGTTCTCTATCTCCGGTCGCGGCACTGTAGTGACTGGTCGTATTGAGCGCGGTATCGTTAAAGTAGGCGAAGAGATCGAAATCATCGGTATCAAGCCAACACTCAAGACTACTTGTACTGGTGTTGAAATGTTCCGCAAATTGCTCGACCAAGGTCAAGCAGGCGATAACGTTGGTATCTTATTGCGCGGTACAAAACGTGAAGAAGTTGAGCGCGGCCAAGTATTGGCTAAGCCAGGTTCAATCACTCCACATACTCACTTTACAGCCGAGGTTTATATCTTGGGTAAAGACGAAGGTGGTCGTCATACTCCGTTCTTTAACAACTATCGTCCCCAGTTCTACTTCCGTACAACGGACGTAACAGGTTCAATCGAGTTGCCAAAAGACAAAGAGATGGTGATGCCTGGTGATAACGTCACCATTACCGTCAAACTCATCGCTCCAATCGCGATGGAAGAAGGTTTACGTTTTGCGATCCGTGAAGGTGGCCGTACTGTTGGCGCCGGCGTGGTTGCAAAGATTTTGGCTTAA
- the rpsJ gene encoding 30S ribosomal protein S10, producing MQNQKIRIRLKAFDYRLIDQSAAEIVDTAKRTGAVVKGPVPLPTRIERFDILRSPHVNKTSRDQLEIRTHLRLMDIVDPTEKTVDALMKLDLPAGVDVEIKLQ from the coding sequence ATGCAAAACCAAAAAATTCGTATTCGCCTTAAAGCATTTGATTACCGTCTGATCGATCAGTCTGCAGCTGAAATCGTTGATACAGCTAAGCGCACTGGCGCAGTTGTGAAGGGCCCAGTACCTTTGCCAACTCGTATCGAGCGTTTTGACATCTTGCGTTCACCACACGTGAACAAGACATCCCGTGATCAGTTGGAGATCCGTACCCATCTTCGCTTGATGGATATCGTTGATCCTACAGAGAAAACTGTAGATGCTTTGATGAAATTAGACCTCCCAGCAGGTGTGGACGTCGAAATTAAGTTGCAATAA
- the rplC gene encoding 50S ribosomal protein L3: MSLGLIGRKVGMTRLFTDEGDSIPVTVIDVSDNRVAQIKTQATDGYDAIQLAHGTRRATRVTKAMAGHFAKAGVMAGNGLNEFQLDAAKIAEMTPGQVIPADTAFTAGQKVDVQGVSIGKGYAGTIKRYHFASGRASHGNSRSHNVPGSIGMAQDPGRVFPGKRMTGHLGDVTRTVQNLVIARIDAERNLIMVKGAIPGAPGGKVIVTPAVKTPLKKK; the protein is encoded by the coding sequence ATGAGCTTAGGCTTAATCGGCCGCAAGGTCGGCATGACCCGTCTATTTACGGACGAAGGGGATTCAATTCCTGTGACCGTAATCGACGTGAGCGACAACAGAGTCGCTCAAATCAAGACCCAGGCAACTGATGGCTATGATGCTATCCAGTTGGCGCATGGCACACGTAGAGCTACTCGCGTTACTAAGGCAATGGCTGGTCACTTCGCTAAAGCTGGTGTGATGGCTGGTAACGGGCTGAACGAATTCCAATTAGACGCAGCAAAAATTGCAGAAATGACACCAGGACAAGTTATTCCTGCTGACACTGCATTTACTGCTGGTCAAAAAGTGGACGTGCAAGGCGTGTCTATTGGTAAAGGTTACGCAGGTACTATCAAGCGTTACCACTTTGCTTCTGGTCGCGCATCACACGGTAACTCTAGATCACACAACGTACCAGGTTCTATTGGTATGGCACAAGATCCAGGTCGTGTTTTCCCAGGTAAGCGCATGACTGGCCACCTTGGTGACGTTACCCGTACTGTCCAAAATTTAGTCATCGCACGCATTGATGCAGAACGTAATCTCATCATGGTTAAAGGCGCTATTCCAGGTGCCCCAGGCGGTAAAGTGATTGTTACTCCAGCGGTGAAAACACCGTTGAAGAAGAAATAA
- the rplW gene encoding 50S ribosomal protein L23 yields the protein MSQVRKNDHNLMKVLLGPVISEKATMVAEKNEQVVFQVARDANKTDVKQAVELLFKVQVDSVQIVNQKGKPKRYGRFEGRRDHTKKAYVNLKPGQEINFEAEAN from the coding sequence ATGAGCCAAGTCCGTAAAAATGATCACAACCTGATGAAGGTTCTGCTTGGTCCGGTTATCTCTGAAAAAGCCACTATGGTTGCAGAGAAAAACGAACAAGTAGTTTTCCAAGTTGCTCGCGATGCAAACAAGACCGATGTAAAACAAGCAGTTGAATTGCTCTTTAAAGTGCAAGTTGACTCTGTTCAAATCGTGAATCAAAAAGGTAAGCCTAAGCGCTATGGCCGTTTTGAAGGTCGTCGTGACCACACTAAGAAGGCCTATGTGAATTTGAAACCAGGTCAAGAAATTAACTTTGAAGCGGAGGCGAATTAA
- the rpsG gene encoding 30S ribosomal protein S7, whose amino-acid sequence MPRRREVPKREILPDPKFGNVEVAKFMNVLMLDGKKSVAERIVYGAFDHIEKKANKEPLEIFSTAMGNVKPMVEVKSRRVGGANYQVPVEVRPSRRSALAMRWLREAAKKRGEKSMAQRLANELLEAAEGRGGAMKKREEVHRMAEANKAFSHFRF is encoded by the coding sequence ATGCCACGTCGTCGTGAAGTTCCCAAACGGGAAATTTTGCCGGATCCAAAATTCGGCAATGTAGAAGTCGCTAAATTCATGAACGTCCTCATGTTGGACGGTAAGAAATCGGTTGCAGAGCGTATCGTTTACGGTGCCTTTGATCACATCGAGAAAAAAGCAAATAAAGAACCACTCGAAATTTTTTCAACAGCCATGGGCAACGTTAAGCCAATGGTTGAGGTAAAGAGCCGTCGTGTTGGTGGTGCTAACTATCAAGTTCCAGTTGAAGTTCGTCCATCACGTCGTTCCGCTTTGGCAATGCGCTGGTTGCGCGAAGCCGCTAAGAAGCGTGGCGAGAAATCGATGGCTCAACGTTTGGCCAATGAATTATTAGAAGCTGCAGAAGGTCGCGGCGGAGCAATGAAGAAGCGTGAAGAAGTTCACCGTATGGCAGAAGCTAACAAAGCTTTCTCACATTTCCGCTTCTAA
- the rplD gene encoding 50S ribosomal protein L4, whose translation MELKLLQDNGTLGAGVQASPEVFEREYNEALVHQVVVAYQANARSGNRAQKDREQVKHTTKKPWRQKGTGRARAGMSSSPLWRGGGRIFPNSPEENFSQKVNKKMYRAGMRSILSQLAREGRLNVVDQFSLDAPKTKVLADKVKAMGLDSVLIIVDQVSENLYLASRNLHKVAVVEPQHADPLALVQYKKVLVSKAAIAKIEELLK comes from the coding sequence ATGGAACTTAAGCTTCTCCAAGATAACGGTACTTTAGGTGCAGGCGTTCAAGCTTCACCAGAAGTATTCGAACGTGAATATAACGAAGCATTGGTACACCAAGTTGTAGTGGCCTACCAAGCAAATGCACGTAGCGGTAACCGTGCACAAAAAGACCGTGAGCAAGTTAAGCACACAACCAAGAAGCCTTGGCGTCAAAAAGGTACTGGTCGTGCACGTGCTGGTATGAGCTCTTCCCCGCTGTGGCGTGGAGGTGGTCGTATATTCCCGAATTCTCCTGAAGAGAATTTCAGCCAAAAAGTAAATAAGAAAATGTACCGCGCTGGTATGAGATCTATTTTGTCTCAGTTAGCCCGCGAAGGTCGTTTGAATGTAGTTGATCAATTTTCTCTTGACGCTCCAAAGACTAAAGTTTTAGCTGACAAAGTGAAAGCAATGGGCTTGGATTCAGTCTTGATCATCGTTGATCAGGTTAGCGAGAATTTATACTTGGCATCACGTAACTTGCATAAAGTTGCCGTGGTTGAGCCACAGCACGCTGATCCATTAGCTTTGGTTCAATACAAAAAAGTATTGGTAAGCAAAGCTGCGATCGCAAAAATTGAGGAGTTGCTGAAATGA
- the rpsL gene encoding 30S ribosomal protein S12, with protein sequence MPTINQLLRKPRTRLTVKSKSPALQNSPQRRGVCTRVYTTTPKKPNSALRKVAKVRLTNGFEVISYIGGEGHNLQEHSVVLIRGGRVKDLPGVRYHIVRGSLDLQGVKDRKQARSKYGAKRAKKAA encoded by the coding sequence ATGCCAACAATTAATCAATTATTACGCAAGCCAAGAACAAGGCTTACCGTTAAAAGCAAGAGCCCTGCGCTGCAAAACAGTCCGCAGCGCCGTGGTGTATGTACACGTGTGTACACAACCACTCCTAAAAAGCCTAACTCTGCGCTGCGTAAAGTAGCTAAAGTTCGCTTAACCAATGGTTTTGAAGTGATTTCATACATTGGCGGTGAAGGTCATAACCTCCAGGAACACTCAGTTGTGTTGATCCGCGGTGGTCGTGTAAAGGACTTGCCAGGTGTGCGTTACCACATCGTTCGCGGTTCTTTGGACTTGCAAGGTGTTAAAGATCGTAAGCAAGCCCGTTCTAAGTACGGTGCCAAGCGCGCTAAGAAAGCTGCTTAA